TAGTGCGAGATGTAGAACGAGTGGGGCTGTCGTTCGAGAATTGGAAGGCCCGACATGAAGACTGCGTTGAACAGCGTTGTGCACACCTGGCAGATGCCGCCGCCAACCTGAGGAACGAGCTTGCCTTGCACGATGGCATTGGCTGCCTGATAGCCTTTCGCGGCCGTACGCTCGCCGACAGCACCGTTGACCGAAAACGTTGCGCCCGGGGCGACCAGCTTGCCGTCCAGCGCCGCCGCCAGAACCCGGATGTTGTTTGCACGCCCGACTGCGCCCCCAGAGAACGTCGTCGTGAACGTCGATATCTTGTCGTGGACGCCCATAGCGCGGGCCTCCGCCGTTGTGAGCTGCGCGGGCCTGGTCTTGGCGTGGAGCACGACCGTGTGAGTGCCGGCGGCGTTCTTGAGAATCGGCGCAGCGTCCGAGACGAACCGGGCTATGTCTGGGCCCGAGCCGTCGCTCGATGGGGCGATTACCACCGCGTTGCCTTGGACGAGTAGACGAGCATCCCTGGGTGCGTTGCCCAAAGCGCTACCCACGATCGGCACGATCGTCTTCGCAGCCGCGGCAGCGTCCACCTCGGGGTCCAGACGCCACCCGACA
The window above is part of the Coriobacteriia bacterium genome. Proteins encoded here:
- a CDS encoding VanW family protein, which translates into the protein VGWRLDPEVDAAAAAKTIVPIVGSALGNAPRDARLLVQGNAVVIAPSSDGSGPDIARFVSDAAPILKNAAGTHTVVLHAKTRPAQLTTAEARAMGVHDKISTFTTTFSGGAVGRANNIRVLAAALDGKLVAPGATFSVNGAVGERTAAKGYQAANAIVQGKLVPQVGGGICQVCTTLFNAVFMSGLPILERQPHSFYISHYPTGRDATVSWGGPDLRWKNTTSHWVLVSVSTTDASSTAGAVTISLWGTNPGYNVAFTTGPFTNIKPFPTVNVPDPTIPAGSKAVLDPGAPGGRVVVVRTVKKQGTLVRQDTFVSDYTPKEATVRVGTKTPVVAVTKKP